The following are encoded in a window of Sminthopsis crassicaudata isolate SCR6 chromosome 3, ASM4859323v1, whole genome shotgun sequence genomic DNA:
- the FEV gene encoding protein FEV translates to MRQSGASQPLLLNMYLPDPVGESLFKEGKSGWGPLSPAVQKGSGQIQLWQFLLELLADRANAGCIAWEGGHGEFKLTDPDEVARRWGERKSKPNMNYDKLSRALRYYYDKNIMSKVHGKRYAYRFDFQGLAQACQPPPAHAHAHAAAAAAAAAAAAHDGALYKLPATLAPLPFPGLSKLNLVAASAGVAPASFSYWPGPAPAAAATAAAAAAALYPNPGLQPPPGPFGAVAPTSHLGGVGGHYH, encoded by the exons ATGAGACAGAGCGGCGCCTCCCAGCCCCTGCTGCTGAACATGTACCTGCCAG aTCCGGTTGGGGAGAGTCTTTTCAAAGAAGGCAAGAGTGGCTGGGGGCCCCTGAGTCCCGCAGTGCAAAAAG GCAGCGGCCAGATCCAGCTGTGGCAGTTCCTGCTGGAGCTGCTGGCTGACCGGGCGAACGCGGGCTGCATCGCGTGGGAGGGCGGCCACGGCGAGTTCAAGCTGACCGACCCGGACGAGGTGGCGAGGCGCTGGGGCGAGCGCAAGAGCAAGCCCAACATGAATTACGACAAGCTGAGCCGGGCGCTGCGTTACTACTACGACAAGAACATCATGAGCAAAGTCCACGGCAAGCGCTACGCCTATCGCTTCGACTTCCAGGGCCTGGCCCAGGCCTGCCAGCCCCCGCCGGCCCACGCCCACGCTCacgcggccgccgccgccgccgccgccgccgcggcgGCCCACGACGGCGCGCTCTACAAGCTGCCCGCGACCCTGGCGCCTTTGCCCTTCCCCGGCCTCTCCAAACTCAACCTCGTGGCCGCCTCCGCCGGGGTGGCCCCCGCCAGCTTCTCCTATTGGCCCGGTCCGGCCCCTGCAGCCGCGGcgaccgccgccgccgccgccgcggctCTCTATCCCAACCCCGGCCTGCAGCCCCCGCCCGGGCCCTTCGGAGCGGTGGCCCCCACCTCGCACCTCGGAGGGGTGGGAGGGCACTATCACTGA
- the CDK5R2 gene encoding cyclin-dependent kinase 5 activator 2 — protein MGTVLSLSPASSAKGRRPGGLPDEKKKPQQSVGEEALGGYGQLPSGKGSKGESRLKRPSVLISALTWKRLVAASAKKKKGSKKVTPKPSQAGPDLLVQQRNRENLLRKGREPPDGGGAAKPLPVPVPTVPTTVEQSSGVSVSAPPGSGGGGGKPPPPPPPAAPQAPSVPGGSPRRVIVQASTGELLRCLGDFVCRRCYRLKELSPGELVGWFRGVDRSLLLQGWQDQAFITPANLVFVYLLCREALRGDELGSAAELQAAFLTCLYLAYSYMGNEISYPLKPFLVEPDKERFWQRCLRLIQRLSAQMLRLNADPHFFTQVFQDLKNEGEVGMGAGGPTGGGATNARDSNAGAKHWTMNLDR, from the coding sequence ATGGGCACGGTGCTGTCTCTGTCGCCTGCTTCCTCGGCCAAGGGCCGGCGGCCAGGCGGGCTGCCCGACGAGAAGAAGAAGCCGCAGCAGTCCGTGGGGGAGGAGGCGCTGGGAGGCTACGGGCAGCTACCGTCGGGCAAGGGAAGCAAGGGCGAGAGCCGGCTGAAGCGGCCGTCAGTTCTCATCTCGGCGCTCACCTGGAAGCGGTTGGTGGCCGCGTCCGCCAAGAAAAAGAAGGGCAGCAAGAAGGTGACGCCCAAACCCTCCCAGGCGGGCCCAGACTTACTGGTCCAGCAGCGCAACCGAGAGAACCTTCTCCGCAAAGGCCGGGAACCCCCAGATGGCGGCGGCGCCGCCAAGCCCCTGCCCGTCCCCGTGCCCACAGTGCCCACCACCGTCGAGCAGTCCTCCGGAGTCAGCGTCTCGGCTCCGCCGGGTtcaggaggggggggagggaagccaccgccgccgccgccgcctgcGGCCCCTCAGGCTCCCTCAGTCCCCGGGGGTTCCCCGCGACGGGTCATCGTGCAGGCCTCCACGGGCGAGCTGCTACGCTGCCTGGGCGACTTTGTGTGCCGGCGCTGCTACCGGCTGAAGGAGCTGAGTCCCGGGGAGCTGGTGGGCTGGTTCCGAGGGGTGGACCGGTCCCTTCTGTTGCAGGGCTGGCAAGACCAGGCGTTCATCACCCCGGCCAACCTGGTGTTCGTGTATCTGCTGTGCCGGGAGGCGCTGCGCGGGGACGAGCTGGGCTCGGCCGCCGAGCTGCAGGCCGCCTTCCTCACCTGCCTCTACCTCGCCTATTCCTACATGGGGAACGAGATCTCCTACCCGCTCAAACCTTTCCTAGTGGAGCCGGACAAGGAGCGCTTCTGGCAGCGTTGTCTGCGGCTCATCCAGAGGCTCAGCGCGCAGATGCTGCGGCTCAACGCCGACCCCCATTTCTTCACCCAGGTCTTCCAGGACCTCAAGAACGAGGGAGAGGTCGGCATGGGGGCTGGGGGTCCCACGGGCGGTGGCGCTACCAACGCCAGAGACAGCAACGCCGGAGCCAAGCACTGGACTATGAATCTGGACCGCTAG
- the CRYBA2 gene encoding beta-crystallin A2, translating into MSGTLSQGSSPARLTLWEEENFQGRRCELMSECSSIRELSGFRRVRSVKVESGAWVGFEYPDFQGQQFILEKGDYPRSTAWSGSSGYRTDQLLSFRPLLCANHSDSRVTLYEGENFQGCKFELSDDYPSLPAMGWASKDVGSLKVTSGAWVGYQYPGFRGYQYVLEQDRHSGEFRKYSEFGTQAHTNQLQSIRRVQH; encoded by the exons ATGAGCGGCACCCTGTCCCAGGGCTCCAGCCCAGCCCGCCTCACCCtgtgggaggaagagaatttccAGGGCCGCCGCTGCGAGCTGATGAGCGAATGTTCCAGCATCCGAGAGCTTAGCGGCTTTCGCAGGGTGCGCTCCGTCAAGGTGGAAAGCGGCGC ATGGGTGGGCTTCGAGTACCCGGATTTCCAGGGCCAGCAGTTCATCCTGGAGAAGGGCGACTACCCTCGATCTACTGCGTGGAGCGGCAGCAGCGGCTATCGAACCGACCAGCTCCTCTCCTTCCGGCCCCTGCTGTGCGCC AATCACAGTGACAGCCGAGTGACCCTTTATGAGGGTGAAAACTTCCAGGGATGCAAGTTTGAATTGAGTGATGACTATCCATCCCTGCCTGCCATGGGCTGGGCCAGCAAGGATGTGGGCTCCCTCAAAGTCACCTCAGGAGC ATGGGTGGGCTACCAATATCCTGGCTTCCGGGGCTACCAGTATGTCTTGGAGCAGGACCGGCATAGTGGAGAGTTTCGAAAATACAGCGAGTTTGGTACCCAAGCCCATACTAACCAGCTGCAATCCATCCGAAGAGTCCAGCACTAG